The genomic DNA AAAACATCCTCTGACGTGAGAATATATTCACCAATAATATGACGGGTCTCACGAATGCCAATCCTGGGACCCGTCTGAACAATATAGGCATTTTCACACCCCGGCAGAAACCGCCGGAAAGTTTCTAAATATGCCCACGCTTGACGGCGGGCTGATATCTCCGAGCGAGTCAGACTTAATGCATCAAGCCCGTCTACTCCCTCATCTGGTAAAATAAACATCACGTCACCTGACATCCCTGGTGCTGGTATTACCGTACCCAGCTCTTTAGTCAAAGAAGTAATTCCAGCCGTCTTGCCCTTACGTACAGCTTCTGCAACCATATCAGGATAAACGTTGGTACCAGGCTCAATACCACCTATACGCAACATCAATGTCCCGGATTGCATATGCCCTAATTCATCGCCTATGGTAAATTTCCCGCCTGCCAGCGCGGTAAGGTTTGCTTCCCCCGATGCATCCACAAAGGCTTCCCCACTTGCAGTAAATCTTCCCTCATCATCCATGCATTCAAGAGAACAGATAACACCATTCTTGTGATCAGCAGCTATCACTTGTGTATCAAGTAATACATCAACATTAGAATCAGCAATAAACAAATCCAACGAATATTTAATTTCCTCTGCATCAAGAACAACAATCACTGTACCTGTTTTAGCCGTCCGGCGCGGTCCTTGGTAAAAGCCTAAATTCCCCATCCTTTCTAACACTTGTTGTCCAACTCCGCCCACAGCCTGCTCAAAAGGATCTGCTTGTGTAAAAAATCCACAATACGCTGGTAAAGAGCAATTAGTAGCTTGCCCCCCTAGATATGGATTTCTATCAATTAGCAATACCTTTTTCCCAGATTGTGAAGCTCCTATTGCAGCAGCAATCCCGGCTGATCCTCCACCAACTACTACGACATCATATTTCAAATTTTTATTTTTCAAAATAATCCTCCTATTTAATTTGTATTTTCAATATATAACACTTCTTTTATCGACACAAACGCTTTTAATCGATATAATTAATCTATGGCATCGATTAATCCAACCTTGGGAGGAAAACTTAAATGGAACTTCATCAATTAGAATATATCTTGGCAGTGGTCAAGTACCATCACTTCTCACACGCCGCTGCCGAAATATGCATTTCTCAATCCACCCTCTCACAGCAGATCGGAAAACTTGAAGAAGAGCTAGGTATTCGGTTATTTAAACGTACAACCCGCACTGTCAGTCTAACTCCTGCCGGAAAAGAATTTATTGCTTATGCGGCAAATATCTTGACGGAAATAACTCTGGCTAAACGGGCTATGCAGGAATTTATATCGGTTGAACGAGGCCAACTTGTGATTGGCGCCATTCCTATAATAGGTTTTTTAGGGCTAACATCAGTTATTGCCTCATTTCAAAGAGCCTATCCTAATTTACATTTGGAAATCCGTGAAGACGCTAGCGATCAACTATTAGAGGCTTTACAAACATCAGAAATTGATGTAGCCTTACTGACACCACCATCTAACTACGAGCAATATGACGATATCCACTTCTATCCTTTAATCAACGATGATTTGGTTTTAATCGTCAATCAAGGGCATCCACTATCAAAAAAAAGAATGGTTGAGTTAGTCGAATTAAAAAATGAAAACCATATCTGTATGAAAGCAACTTATGGTATGCTTAGAGTCAATTTGGAAGCATGCCACCGTGCCGGATTCAATCCTAATATTGTCTATCAGAGTAGCCAAGTAGAAACTATCTCAGCTCTTGTAGCTGAAGGACTAGGGGTATCCTTACTAACTTCACGAGTCGCAAAATCACTCAAGAAAGCTTCTATTAGAATAGTAAAGATTCATAATGCCCCCAAACGGACTACTGCTTTAGCTATTTCACAGAATAATAATCATTCCCCCGCAATTACGGCATTCTGTAAATTTGTTTTTGATCGCTTCGCACTATAAAGACTGTATTAAATGGAAAGGTACGAAATCAGACACATGAACTTTCACGATGTAAAAGTACTCTGACCAAAGAAAAAATTAAACTATTCGACACTTAACAATATTAAAATGAGAACCAGCTTTGTTTATACATGGCTGATTCTCATTTTTGTCTCAATCCTTTTAGAATTTCTTTTGGCCCCAATGTGGAGACGGCGGAGACAATGGGGTCAAGCTTGAGTTATATAAAAAATTGACTTATTTAATTCCTTATTTCAAAAATTTGATTTTTATAAGTCAAATTCCCGATAACTCAAAGATTCAACAAACTTTATGAAGAAGCTAAAGACCAAGACCACCATTTAACCCAAGAAGAATATGCAGAACGGAGCCACTCGTAATCAGTTAAACGGATGGCTCGACGGTCGTGGTGAACCAGATAGCGAAATGATGAAAATTGTTGCAAAACGATCAGGAGTCAATACGGCTTGGCTTTTGGGAGAGACTAATATTTGCACTCCCATTGAAAAGCTTGTCGACCATCATACCGATAACTCGCTACAGGATTTACCACCTGAAACATTAGAACGACTTGAAGAATTCAAAGAACTTATCCGCCTTAAATACGCAAAAAAGCCTGCCTACCGATAAATAGCAGGCTTTTTCTTTATAAACTTTGAACATATACTTTTATGTTTGTTGTCTTATTATTGAAACATGGGAAACGGGAGGATCATTACCTAGAGCACTAGCACTAAAAACTATTGCTCGAAAATTTGATTGTTCGATTGATTGGATACTTCTAGGGGTAGAAAAAGAAATGCAACAACAAAAAAGCGCGGCCATTTCTGCCCCCGACTTAAAAGACATGCTAACTATATTAAGAAACTTAATGGAAAGCGACGATTCCGATCTACGCGTTTGGGCAAAAGTACAGTTTAAGACTGCGTTTAAAGAATACTACGCCGCTCACGATGAAAAAAAGCTGTGATAAAATAGCGGGGCCCTTCCAACACAATTTTCTAATCAGTTGCATATTTTTCATTCACTGGGTATAATATAAGAAAAGGACTGACGTGCTCGACACACATCAGCCCTACAGGTTGTCTGACCGGAAACGGTTAGCCCGGATTTTAGCTATTAAGAAATAACCGCAAACCTTGACTAGGGGCGGTTATTTCTTTTTTATGATTAAAACAACAAGCGTTGCAAATGCGATCATGAGATACATTGCTTCAAACGTTGTTATCATCGTACCACCCCCTTTCTAAAAAGGGTGTGGCCAACCGTCCCCTGACAGCCTGTACAATTATTATAGCATATTCTTCCAGATTAAAAGCAGAAAATTTGATAAGTTCATCCGCCTTAAATACGCCAAAAACTAAACCTGCTACTGATAAATAGCAGGTTTAGTTTTTGACTATCCGTAACTTGATCTTTTGTACGTGATAAGAAATACCTACTCAACTGTCAATTACAAATGTCCTAACATAAACAATCCTCTACTCCGGCCTAAATTGAAATAGAGGATTTTTCCATTATTACTCTAATTCCCAAATTAGCACAAAACTCCTGCCAAATTCATACAGAATTCAGCAGAAGCTTTCATTTTTCAAATAATTTTATTCAATTCTACAAAACTTCCAGCGTAACCCCTTTTTCTTCCCGATCATACACAATTCTATCAACCAGCAATCGATACGCTCTATCCTAGTCCCACGGACTAATCGCACTAGAAAATAAATCCTTAAATTCATCAATCCTAAACGTATTGCTCATAATGTGAAAATATTATCTTTCAGCCACTGTCTAAGATATCTCAATTGTTCGTCAGTATGGAAATAATGTTCCCCATGTTCCAAAACTTGCAATTTACAATGATAGCGTTTAACAAAATCTGAGACTACATCAAACTCAGAAAGATTGTCGTCCGAACCATAGAGAATCGCAGTTGGCTTATCCCATGTGTCGATAGGATTGGATTTTACATAGCAGTAATAATCCCAGTAAAGTGTCTGTCCGATTGGCGTTTCAATCTCTTTCTCGACTTTTAATCTGTCCTCACTTACATTGAACCATGACATCATATTATTTATGATGCGCTCCATGTTTAATACAGGAGAAAGAAACAAACATTGTTCGAGTGGCAAATCCCGATACGTAAGCAAACTGAAATATGCCCCCATACTACAGGCAAACAATCCTATATTACTTGAAATAGTTCGCGCATAACCCATGATAGCAGTAAGGTCGCTGACACAGTTTTGAACCTTGCAAGCATAATTTTCATCTTTGCGATCTCCGTGTTCAGGTAAGTCAAAGCTGAGCACCTGATATCTTTTGGCTGTTGCTTCTTCTGCAAAAACTACAATCACGTCATCATCCTTACTGGACATGTTTCCATGAACAGCAATAAATAGTTTATCCGATGGTTCTCCCCACAGAATTGCAGGAATACCTTGAATCGTCAAATTAGTCTTTATCATTTACGTTTTTCTCCCTGTCACATACAATTCTATCAATAATGATCTATTACTATCAAAACCTATTACCACCAATCCGCTCAGAAAACCGCTGTTTTGTTATTGATTGTTTTTCAATAATTAATCAACCAATTCTCCCTTCAATATAGTTACTGCTTTTCCGCTAATACAAACTCGATCTCCCTTCATAGCCAATTTTAAGAAACCGCCCCGTTTTGAAGCCTGATAGGCAGTAAACTCATTTTTTCCTAACTTGGCTTGCCAGTAGGGTGTGAGCCGGCAATGAGCCGAACCAGTGACTGGATCTTCATTCACACCAACAGCAGGAGCAAAAAACCGAGAAATGAAATCGTACTCGTCAGAATAAGACAAAGCAGTCACAATTACTCCCCTGCACGAAACCTGAAGTAATTGAACAAAATTTGGCACAACCTTTTTTACTTCATCTTCTGATGC from Pelorhabdus rhamnosifermentans includes the following:
- a CDS encoding FAD-dependent oxidoreductase codes for the protein MKNKNLKYDVVVVGGGSAGIAAAIGASQSGKKVLLIDRNPYLGGQATNCSLPAYCGFFTQADPFEQAVGGVGQQVLERMGNLGFYQGPRRTAKTGTVIVVLDAEEIKYSLDLFIADSNVDVLLDTQVIAADHKNGVICSLECMDDEGRFTASGEAFVDASGEANLTALAGGKFTIGDELGHMQSGTLMLRIGGIEPGTNVYPDMVAEAVRKGKTAGITSLTKELGTVIPAPGMSGDVMFILPDEGVDGLDALSLTRSEISARRQAWAYLETFRRFLPGCENAYIVQTGPRIGIRETRHIIGEYILTSEDVLKAKRFPDAIARGAWPVESHPQPGGPNVWQSICDHSYYEIPLRCLKVQGVRNLWAAGRIISCDSVAFSSVRVMGTCFATGHAAGVAAALTSQSNHIETEAVRKELLCQKAII
- a CDS encoding LysR family transcriptional regulator; the encoded protein is MELHQLEYILAVVKYHHFSHAAAEICISQSTLSQQIGKLEEELGIRLFKRTTRTVSLTPAGKEFIAYAANILTEITLAKRAMQEFISVERGQLVIGAIPIIGFLGLTSVIASFQRAYPNLHLEIREDASDQLLEALQTSEIDVALLTPPSNYEQYDDIHFYPLINDDLVLIVNQGHPLSKKRMVELVELKNENHICMKATYGMLRVNLEACHRAGFNPNIVYQSSQVETISALVAEGLGVSLLTSRVAKSLKKASIRIVKIHNAPKRTTALAISQNNNHSPAITAFCKFVFDRFAL
- a CDS encoding putative holin-like toxin, translating into MITTFEAMYLMIAFATLVVLIIKKK
- a CDS encoding alpha/beta hydrolase produces the protein MIKTNLTIQGIPAILWGEPSDKLFIAVHGNMSSKDDDVIVVFAEEATAKRYQVLSFDLPEHGDRKDENYACKVQNCVSDLTAIMGYARTISSNIGLFACSMGAYFSLLTYRDLPLEQCLFLSPVLNMERIINNMMSWFNVSEDRLKVEKEIETPIGQTLYWDYYCYVKSNPIDTWDKPTAILYGSDDNLSEFDVVSDFVKRYHCKLQVLEHGEHYFHTDEQLRYLRQWLKDNIFTL